The genomic window ATCAGGCATGACAAAAAACGAAAAGAGTGCTAAAATTTTAGCCCCTTTTGGAGAACAGGAGAGCGTATGGCAGTTAAAAATAAAACGGAAGTTATTACAGAATTTAAGATCGGCGCCAAAGACACCGGTTCGACGCCAGTGCAGATCGCTTTGCTGACCGCGTCTATCAACAATCTGGTCGAGCATCTCAAGATCAACAAAAATGACTTTCATTCCCGCCGCGGTTTGTTGCTCATGGTTGGCAAACGCCGCCGCTTGTTGCGTTATTTCAAGTCCAAAGATCTGGCCGGTTATAACGCCTTGATCGCCAAACTGGGGATCAAAGGATAGGCTGCTTCGGTATAAAACGGCTTAAATATGCTGAAAATCAACAAAAAATTGACATAATGCACCCGAATAAGCTAAAATAACCTGCCTTTTGTCAG from Candidatus Margulisiibacteriota bacterium includes these protein-coding regions:
- the rpsO gene encoding 30S ribosomal protein S15 — protein: MAVKNKTEVITEFKIGAKDTGSTPVQIALLTASINNLVEHLKINKNDFHSRRGLLLMVGKRRRLLRYFKSKDLAGYNALIAKLGIKG